The Pirellulales bacterium genome contains the following window.
CCGACCGCGTGACGAAACTCGCCGATCCGCAGCAAGCGGCTGCGGAATTGTACTTGAGCGTGCTCACCCGCGCGCCCTCCGATCAAGAGACCGCCGAGGTCGCAAGGTTTCTCGAGGCTCACACGGCAGATCGGGCGGCCGCCGTTCAAGAACTCGCCTGGGCGCTGTTTTGCTCGGCCGAGTTCCGCTTTAACCACTAACGAGGGAGGATACCCTGATGCGCTGCGACTATGCCTGCCATTCGCCCGAGCATTTGCTCGCGCGGCGTCGCTTCCTGGGGCAAGTGGCCGCCAGCAGTGGACTTTTCGTGGGCGGACTGGGCGCCGCCGTGCGTCCCGCCGCGGCCGAGCAACTGGCCAAGAACCAGAAACGCATCCTCTGCTTCTACATGGCCGGCGGCCTCAGCCAGTTGGAAAGCTGGGATCCCAAGCCCAAGACCGACACGGGCGGACCGTTCCGCGCGATTCCGACCTCGGTCCCCGGCGTCCACATCTCCGAGCTGCTTCCCAATATCGCCAAACAGATGCAGCACCTGATGATCGTGCGCGGCGTGAACACCAAAGAAGACGATCACGGCAAGGGGGGCTACATGATGACGACCGGCCGTCGCCAGACGCCCGCCGCCGATTACCCGACGCTGGGTGCCGTCACGGCCAAGGCCCTGGCTCCCGACGAAAGCGCCATTCCTGGCCATATTCGCATTTCACCGGGCGGAGGCGGCGGACGATCGGACGACGCCGCGTATCTCGGTCCGCGCTACGCGAGCATCGTGCTCGGCAATGGCAATCCGCCCGCCAACAGCGCCCGCGACGGCTCTCTTTCGGCCGCCGCGGATGAAGAACGTAATCGCCTGCGCCGTCTGGCGGACGAGCGCTTCCTGTCGCGCCGTCGCACGGCGCTCACGGACGCCTACACCTACAGCTATGAACAAGCGCAGCGGCTCATGGGCGAGCGCGACCTGTTCGATGTCAGCAAAGAGCCGGCCGCCGATCTCGAGCGTTACGGAACGTACGACCTGGGCCGGCACTGTCTGCTCGCCCGGCGACTATTGTCCGGGGGCGCGACGTTCGTCCAGGTCACGCACTCGAACTACGACACGCACAACGAAAACTTCGATTTCCACCTGGAACAACTCGGCGAATTCGATCGCTCGTTCGCCGCGCTCGTGGCTGACCTGGCCGATCGGGGCATGCTTGATAGCACGTTGATCGTGGTGCTGGCCGAGTTCGGCCGGACGCCGCGGATCAACCATTTTTACGGCCGCGATCATTGGTCGGCCGCCTGGAGCGTCCTCTTGGGCGGATGCGGCGTGCAGCGCGGCGGCGCCTTTGGAAAAACCAACGCCAACGGCACCGAAGTGGTCGAGCACCAGGTCGACCACGCGCAGCTTTTCCACACCTATCTGAGCGCCGTGGGGCTTGATCCGTCGGAAAGCTTCGACGTCGGCGGCCGTTCGATGCCCATGGCCGACCCGGCGGCCAGCGCCATCAAGGAGTTGCTCGTATGAGCGACGCCGCGCAAGCGCCCAAGGCCGATCCCGCGCAAACGCACGTAGCGGTCGAGTGGAAATACACGAGCCCCTTCATCTCGTGCCGCTTCGACCCGACCGGGCGATTCGCCTTTGCGAGCGCCCAGGACAACACCGTGCAGCGTTGGGAGGTTACCAGCGGCGCGAACGTCTCGCTCGCCGGACATGAGAGCTGGGTCCGCGCGCTCGCTTTTTCGCCCGATGGGCAAACGCTCTACACCGGCGGCTACGAGGGGCGCTTGATCTTCTGGCCGGCCATGGCCGATGCCCCCGCGCCCGCCCGCACGATTGAGGCGCACACCGGCTGGCTGCGCGGCCTGGCGGTCAGTCCCGACGGATCGCGCATCGCCAGTTGTGGCAACGACAACCTGGTCAAACTGTGGAACGCCGCCGACGGCGCTCTA
Protein-coding sequences here:
- a CDS encoding DUF1501 domain-containing protein, whose translation is MRCDYACHSPEHLLARRRFLGQVAASSGLFVGGLGAAVRPAAAEQLAKNQKRILCFYMAGGLSQLESWDPKPKTDTGGPFRAIPTSVPGVHISELLPNIAKQMQHLMIVRGVNTKEDDHGKGGYMMTTGRRQTPAADYPTLGAVTAKALAPDESAIPGHIRISPGGGGGRSDDAAYLGPRYASIVLGNGNPPANSARDGSLSAAADEERNRLRRLADERFLSRRRTALTDAYTYSYEQAQRLMGERDLFDVSKEPAADLERYGTYDLGRHCLLARRLLSGGATFVQVTHSNYDTHNENFDFHLEQLGEFDRSFAALVADLADRGMLDSTLIVVLAEFGRTPRINHFYGRDHWSAAWSVLLGGCGVQRGGAFGKTNANGTEVVEHQVDHAQLFHTYLSAVGLDPSESFDVGGRSMPMADPAASAIKELLV